The following are from one region of the Aspergillus chevalieri M1 DNA, chromosome 1, nearly complete sequence genome:
- a CDS encoding uncharacterized protein (COG:S;~EggNog:ENOG410Q1H7) → MPKSNPRRDRLADKIDKEGFFSPPCLRCSEMSASNMSCECKRISSNRKCNNCVRSGVKCERDFHNERKWQNLERDRMRLAADLEDAERSNDEALARLSETSAKLARLRKHKRFLEARNKAMLENDVALLEELDSQVSWPVAETASLDAQLAAVTDDPSLSQMMNSPSFWENFDSAVAGGIPSPTGGNQSSSQ, encoded by the coding sequence ATGCCCAAATCAAACCCTCGTCGTGATCGTCTGGCTGATAAAATAGATAAGGaaggtttcttttctcctccttgtCTCCGTTGTTCCGAAATGAGTGCTTCCAATATGTCTTGTGAATGTAAACGAATCTCGTCAAATCGAAAATGCAATAATTGTGTGCGTTCTGGCGTCAAGTGTGAACGTGATTTTCATAATGAACGAAAATGGCAAAATTTGGAGCGTGATCGAATGAGATTAGCCGCCGACCTCGAAGATGCGGAGCGTTCAAATGATGAGGCACTGGCGCGTCTTTCCGAGACGTCTGCCAAATTGGCCCGGTTGCGGAAACATAAACGGTTTCTTGAGGCTCGAAATAAGGCTATGTTAGAGAATGACGTGGCTCTTCTTGAGGAGTTGGATTCTCAAGTTTCCTGGCCTGTTGCTGAGACCGCTTCTCTGGATGCTCAGCTTGCTGCGGTGACAGATGATCCTAGTCtgtctcagatgatgaattctccttccttttgggagaacttcgactctgctgtcgctggtggtattccttcaccaactggtggcaaccagtcaagttcgcaatag
- a CDS encoding uncharacterized protein (COG:S;~EggNog:ENOG410PMWZ), with protein sequence MAGLRGFVRTQVELAQVELEGLFLLHEEETREAVVPRLALVELADDPTNNRRGWNFLQDHRTRAALPTTGEQWLMDRVVATDWLRAEWVGVRPHDHQVMWHTTVVDAYLGQVDQFLERLLLLMHLTAGQPARATELLGIRHSNTVCGQHRNLFIEHGVVSLVTAYHKGYSMTGSTKIIHRYLPAEVSELVVYYLWLILPFARAVQALAHGTRQARSPFLWPRGPNLAAGAWDSGRLRGCSSVRPTYICVTTWLLSCRT encoded by the coding sequence ATGGCGGGCCTGCGGGGCTTCGTGCGCACCCAGGTGGAGCTGGCCCAGGTGGAGCTGGAGGGGCTGTTCCTGCTGCATGAGGAGGAGACCCGggaggcggtggtgccgCGCCTGGCCCTGGTGGAGCTGGCAGACGACCCGACCAACAACCGGCGTGGATGGAACTTCCTGCAGGACCACCGCACCCGTGCAGCGCTGCCCACCACAGGAGAGCAATGGCTGATGGACCGGGTGGTGGCCACCGACTGGCTGCGGGCTGAGTGGGTGGGGGTGCGGCCGCATGACCACCAGGTGATGTGGCACACCACCGTGGTGGATGCCTACCTGGGACAGGTGGACCAGTTCCTGGAGcggctgctcctgctgatgCACCTGACTGCTGGGCAGCCGGCGCGGGCcactgagctgctggggatCCGACACAGCAACACTGTGTGTGGCCAGCATCGCAATCTCTTCATCGAGCATGGGGTGGTCAGTCTGGTGACGGCATACCACAAGGGATACAGCATGACAGGGTCCaccaagatcatccatcgCTACCTCCCGGCGGAGGTCAGTGAGCTTGTGGTGTACTATCTATGGCTGATCCTGCCCTTTGCACGGGCAGTGCAGGCCCTGGCCCATGGCACCCGGCAGGCACGCTCCCCCTTCCTGTGGCCACGGGGCCCCAATCTGGCAGCGGGGGCATGGGACAGTGGCCGGCTGCGGGGGTGCTCCAGCGTGAGGCCCACATACAtctgtgtcacaacctggcttctctcgtgtcgtacctag